TAGGTGGATTTTTCACTGAAACTATTACAGTATATGCACTAATGCATGTCTTAATGACATGCACAGTTTACAGCTCCATAGATGACACACTGGTGGAAAAGAATGCTCaggtttttcatttttattctgccaCACAACACTGCTGACCAGGCACGGCACAATTTCCCCCCCATCTTTGGTTTAGAATAGAACTTAGCAATTATTAGTTCAGATGCACAGTGATTTAAATCCTTttgattaaaaatttttttttgttattcaCTGTAGAAAGCCTCTTTGGCGTACGCACAGAAGTTCTGAGCGTTTCAATACTTTCTGAATAACATCTCtagtctgagggtgcaatccttacccactttccagcaccaatataaaggtaatgcaacttcaaggtaagggaacctcttaactcagcttgtggttggtctgtggaactccttgctgcaggatgtggtgacggcatctggcttagatgcctttaaaaagtgattgggcaagtttctggaggaaaaatctattacgggttacaagccatgatgtgtatgtgcaaccttctgattttagaaatgggctatgtcagatgcaagggagggcaccaggatgagtctGGTAAGCAGATGGTAAGAAGATGCAgcgcatgcagcacatgccccactggcacagctatgccagtgctgggaagtgggttaggattgtgccctgaggtgtgtaactaggggcccaatcctatccaattttccagtgctggtgcagttgtgccagtggagtgtgcgctgcatcctgtggtggaggggcagtcactggggccttcagAAGGTATGAAacctgtgttcccttaccatggggctgcattgtgtctacTCCAGAGCTGCAAagttgtacaggattgggctccagggcagtcattttcatttcttggcacactgacaaggcatgaaaattgtcaaggtgcaccactTGTTTTTTGGGCAATGGACAAgccataccatgctgctggtggggggctcaccccccagtggccctactaataaatgatcaccccccaaattcccatggcacaccgtctgcagcacaccaacgtgccacggcacactggttgaaaattgctgaactgGGGGGCTGTTTCTCAGCACAGGCCTAACAGAGACAGTGATGTGGAGACTGCGGAGGGGGGGGAGAGCCTAGTAAGGAAGCCTCTGCCACAGGGCTGCAGTCCTGAGTCTAGTCCTAGCAGCCCTCCCTCTGCCACAGACAGGGAATTTCAGGCTCTGACACTGACCCAGCCAGGGCAGTCCAGTCTCTCATTCACACTACTGGTCCCTGACGCCCCCTAGTGGAGAAGCATCACTAAGAAGGGTCACAGGTGGCGCTGTCTACTGGAAACGTCCCACTAGGGGGCTTCTGGGAACGACAACAACCGGCGCGGACTCATTGCGTCACAAGCTACCGCCTCTTGTTTCCCTCAGGTTCTGCCCTCAGGCCCGCCCTTTGGCTCTCAGCTGGCATTCGATTGGCTGCTGGTGTATCGTTGGCTGGCATCCGATTGGCTGCTGCTTCCTTCCCCGCTTTACGGGCGGCCTCCAAGATGATGACGGGTAGTCCGGTCCGCAAGCTCGttagccccgcctcctgcttccgAACTAGTAGATGATTGGTCACCGAGCTGTCCTATACTCTTTTCCCTGCTGAGCCCAGCCGTCGCTTACCTCAGTCACGCCTGACGCACATTAACCCGCCCCTTTTGCCCTGCGCCTGTATATGATTGGTCGCTGAGGAGCGCTTCTTTCTTTTCCGGCTTCACGGATTGCCGCCAAGATGGTGAGCTCCCTGCTCTTCTCGAGCGGTTTCAATCCGTCCCTATCCGGCGCCATCCTCTGCCCTGCGGCCTTGTGGGCCGCCTGCCCCTCTCCAGCAGGACCCCCGGGGGGTTTCAAGTCGGATATTGGGCGGAGGGGAAGCTTAAGGAGGCCGctgagcctccccctcccctcatttCTCTTCGGCCTGCTCTGCACGGGCAGTGGATGGGAGGGTGGCCTGGCCTGTGCCCAAGTGTGCATTGAAATCGAATTGAgctcccagtcctatccatgtttactcagaagcaagtctcattatagtcaatgggtcttactcccaggcaagtgtggacaggacagctcagtcctatgcatatctactcggaagcaagtcccattatagtcaatgggtcttactcctaggtaagtgtgaataagaCTTAGTGTAAGTGTAAGGTAAGTGTAAGGTAAGACTGCAgtttcagtcctatgcatgtctactaagaagcaaGTCTCCCTatattcagtgggtcttactcccaggcaagtgtggagagggcagctcagtcctatgcgtatctactcagaattaagtcccattgtagtcagtgtgTTACTCCCAGCtatgcatggataggattgcagcccaataaCTGTACTTCTCCTTgggctagtagtagtagtacaacGAGTAGTCAGTTGTCCCTACTAAATGTATGTTCCCTGGGAAAGTGAGACTTGTAAAATAGCTTTGGGAAACGTGCACTGCTTTGCCCAAACTaacacaactgggggggggggttgttgtttttattttttatagaaTGACACAGTGACTATCAGAACAAGAAAGTTCATGACAAACAGGCTGCTTCAGCGTAAGCAGATGGTAAGAAGATGCGATGCGTggttttctttcctttgtttCTCTGGTCGGAGTTGTGATTATTGGAGGTTTCATTCTTTTATATAGTTTTACTTGATCAGATGTTGTAATTTTGAGTGCTTTCTTGACCTTATGGCTAGTGACTTGTTATGTTTTAGAATATTAtaagtgtttatttatttacttaagagatttatatcccatgctgaagcaaatgcccaagacggcttacaaagctttataataaaagtacaaaacattaaaacaggtaaaaacatcaaacaaggcattaaaacattaattttgacaTTGAgtattgaaatgtaaatcaaaacagagcaaaatctaacaaatatcatTGGGCCTGTGGGGAACACATTAGTCCAGGGATGCTGTCAAGTCACGTCTGTATTTCAGATGTtcagagggcaaatatccactcagcaaccaaatgtcAGATGGAACAGGTGTGTTTTGAGCCTGGGTTATGTTATTTTTTGTCACTGACTTGTAAGGTCAGCAAAGTACACTGCATGGATGTGGGGTGGGGATTgcttgaaaatgtgtaaaatatatgaaaatggTTTTGTACACATGCAGCATGTTACTATGGTATGGTTGGGAGACTGTTATGTAGGGATGATGTAGGAGTTAGAATAGAATGAACCAGAACAGGCCCTTTATAATAAAAGTGATGCAAATATGCACAACCCAAAACAATGGGGCGTTTTTAAAGGCATTTGAGAACATTATTTTAGAAGTGTAACCATTTGATTTTATTAACCTTTTTGTAGCCAGGATCTACCAAAATTTGACATTTTAAGAAATTATGATTGTACAAGAAACACAATCAGGCAACTACAGATTTGTGAGAGAGTGTTTTCGAAAGGAGATCAGTATGTTAACCTTTTCCCagccaaaacacatttttaaagggCAATCTTTTTGGACTGATTAGTTCTAATGcagtgaaaacacacacagaccATGCAGGATTAGATGGAGTTGATGCAAAGAGTCCAGTGGCCATTCCAggtctcaatcctatccaattttcctgctctggtgcaaccacaatgcagctgtgaggtaatggaacaagtgttcctataccttgaggaggcctctgtgattgtctccccaGCACAatatgtagtgcatgccccactggcacggctgcaccggcactggaaaattggatacggtTGGACCCCCAGTCTCTAAACTGCAGGTTGATTTGgactagatcagcaattttcaatctttttcatctcacagcacactaacaaggtagTAAAATTGTCCAAAAAATGagtgttgtgccttgacaatgcaactatgctgctggtggggggggggctcacatcccccaatgactctactaataaattattctcccctaaactcccgtggcacacctgcaaactattcacagcacaccagtgtgccaagggatagtgtttgaaaatggctggactaggtATAGAGCTAGTTATGAATCTTCTAAAGAttccatgtttattttttttaaagctcctaTGTTAACCATCTGTAAACTAGCAGGAGGGGAAGgatggggtataaatattttaaaataatgaaatatcTGAGTGAATAGTTTGATCCAGAGATTTTTGTTGGCAAACACATGGAGCTGCAATTTGTCATTGATCTTGCAGTGTCTGCTATGCATTGGGATAGAATAGACTATTTGTCTGAAGAAATTACTCTTGCAAAACAGAAATTGAGCCCAATTATTTTTAGCAAATAGTTCTTGCAATACTGGCTTGCATTCCTGTGTTGAAAACAGTAATATTCAAATCATCTGTGTAGAAGAGAGTTGGCTGACTTACCGTTGCTGCTACTGCACATCAGATCAAACTGTGTGCACTTTGTAGGTTGTAGGTGTGTTGGCTTTGGATGAAACTAAGCATGGCTCATGAAGTTGAAGCTTGGGCCCCTACACATGTAGAATGTATTGGGGTGTAGTATATTATATTAGTAGGTGAATACAGCTTCAGCGAAATgcagttcacaaagctgtttatatagcaaaataaaccAGTAAAgtttccctgttcccaaagggctcagtTTAAAAAGAGGTGCAGAGGTGCAACAGCAACCAGAAAAAGAccactgctggggtgaaaaggaacagttgctctccccctgctaaataggaGAAGACAGCACTTTGAAAACTGCCTCTGCCCAGTTAGTAGGGAGTATTTGCTGGTATAAACTAGGTTATCAGTAGTTACAGGTAAAATTGTTGTTGTAAGGATTTTTGTTTCATAGTATgcaaaatgcctttaaaatgttttaacattTTGAAAATGCTCTATCTGTAGGTGATTGATGTTCTTCATCCTGGAAAGGCCACAGTCCCCAAAACTGAAATCCGTGAAAAGTTGGCCAAAATGTACAAGACGACACCAGATGTCATTTTTGTCTTTGGCTTCAGGACTCATTTTGGTGGTGGAAAGACAACAGGATTTGGCATGATCTATGATTCCCTTGACTACGCAAAGAAGAATGAACCAAAGCATAGACTGGCTAGGGTAGGCTTCTTGAATTGTTTACATCCTGCAGAAAAAACTGGTGGTTGTGCTGAAAGGATCTTGTTATTTGTGAAGACTTGAGTAAAATTTTGTCAAGGAGTTCAGCCAGAGCTGTGCTTTTTATCTTGTTTCTGTGACTTTGAGCTAAAACTTAAATACAGCTTCATAATAGAGTTAGGCATCACCCAATATTATAGCACTTCTTTCTCTGAGGTGCTTGAGGCACTGTATACTCTTTGCACTCCCCCCTGTCCTTATCCTCAGAACAACTTTATGAGGTAATTTGGGTTGAGAGATACTGCCTAGTCTAGGACCACCCAGTGACTAAAAGTATGAACCTATTTCTCCCTgatcctagaccagtgtttctcaaccagtgatattaGTACCACCAGtgccctgctgcctggcagtgagaccagcaacacaacatgGCAAGCAGAaataggaggctcggctcagtgggtagagcttcagtgtgtgctttttgcatgctcgaaaagtcctcccatctaccctgagacTCTGACTGTGTTTGTTGGATTTTTTTCTTGCCTCACAATCCTGAAATaactggttgtgacatcattgccagttacttctggtggtacttccaatacacggaccatgcagagtggtacgGCGGgggacagatgttgagaaacgctgtcctAGGTGGTCTAATTCCTCACCATGCGTTTTCTTAGCTGAATAGTTGTATAAAATGAGATAATCCCATGCACTTCACTCTGAGCTCCTGAGAAGATGGGTTGGTTAAATATGGCAGAAACTTCTAGTACAGATATTTTTCTTAGGCTGCAGTTTTTTCTAGTAATTGAAAATTGGACTGTAGTTCATGGCAGAATGGAGGCATGCAGCAGATCAGGCACTTGGCGAGGGggggctggaaaagacctctgTAACTGAAGACTGGGGACAGCTGACATAAAttatattgagctagatggaccattggtctGATTATATATAAGGCAACAGTGTTTGCTGAATTGGTACAAAGATGTTCAGTGCCCTTCATCTGTGTTTCTCTTTTACTAGCATGGCTTATATGAAAAGAAAAAGACTTCTAGAAAACAACGCAAAGAACGTAAGAACAGGATGAAGAAAGTCAGGGGAACGGCCAAAGCAAACGTTGGGGCTGGCAAAAAGGTAAGGTCACCCCATTTGCTCACAAGTACAGGTCTCCATTCTAACTTTATTGGAAGGCCCATTGACAAAataacatttctttttctttcatcttcCAACTTTTACTTCTGGACTGCAGAAGGTAACTGATGCTGTGTAGTTCTTAGCTCCTCGAGTAGTTTAGTTCTGTGCACCTTGTTACTACTTCATGGATAACAAAGTGAAACATTAGTGCCTGTTGATCTCCAAAGTCTTCATCTAAAGATGAACTGTTTGGGGGTATGCCTGTGTGTTTTTCTTGCATCGTAGCTGTAGTTCTTTCCTTGACCTCCCTTTCACATAGACTTATGAAGACTAAAGTGTTCTGAAAAGTAATGCTGTCTGAGGTGGCTGACAGATAATAAAGCACTCACTGGAATTCAGTGGAGTTTGAAATACGTGGAGCATTCAGGCTGAATGCAAGCTTTGCTTAACAAATAATGGCATAGAAAGTGGACTTGCACACAAGAGGTACTTTTAACATAAGCATAGTTTAAAATTGGTTTTCAAGCAGTTCTAGTtatttcagagagatgatgataTTAAAGCTCTTTGATTTAAATTTATCTGAAGTACTTTAAATCAATTCTTCCTCTTTGATTAGTAGTAACCTTCTACTTTCACCTTTCTTTTCTACTTCCTTGGAATTCTTGTTGATCAGAAATGAGGTCTCTAGCAGGTACAGAGAATAAGCATGGATGTGATTGCATGAATTATGCATCACTTGCTTGACTTCCAACACTGTTGCTTTTGTCTGTGTGCTTTTGCTTTGAAATGGGGTTCCCCTGCCTTTGTTTCCTTTTAAATTCAGGTAGAAAAACTGCAGTAGAACTGGGTAGGTTTGACTTTGTTAGAGTACTGTACAGAAATGCTTCTTTGTGTAGAACCTCTTTTAAAATGTGGGTGGTGGACTGTATTGAAGATTTAAGCACAGCCTTAAATCACAAAAATCTTTCCATGATCCTACATGGTGTAAAACTGCTTTGAAaagcacttaggctgcaatcctatactcacttacctgggagtaagccccattgaacacatgtcttttgagtagacatgcatggattgagtagacatgcatgggtaGGTATTAATGCCTACCCATACACCAAGGCACATGTTCTATGTATTGAAACACTATTGTGTGGACTGGGTTACTGCCTTGAATAAAATTACAGTTATTGATATTACCCAAGCCTACCTGTTCCAGGTATATGAAAGTAAGTTTTTGGTGTTtggtatattttatatataaaatctgGAAAACTATACACTAAACACAGTTATAGATGGTGTGTTGAGTCCTGTTGGAGAAATGCATCCAAATAGTAATGCATCCAAATAGTAATCCTTTGTATATGCTGTAACCCCTAGTTACTTGAGATTATAGCTGCCAGCCACCTTGCTTTCCCACCTGGCTTTCTAGTTGTGTAACCCTTCCTGCCTGATCAGCTGAGAGACTTATGCCAGTATATTTGGAACTGTTTACGTCTATGTAACTGGATGGACTTACTGAGATGGTACAAGTACTTCATGAATGTGTTCTTGTCTATGTCGTAATAGCATAAGTTTTGAAAAGCTTTCTAGAGCCTCTTCAAATTGTTGTTGCAGGTCTTTGCTATGTTATTACTCTTGTACCCACTGTTGCTTAAACAGGTGATCTTTCATTCATTTATCATGATTAGTGAAAGTAAAACTGATCTGTCAGTccagttggcccttggtatctgtgggggatcggTTCCCGGATCCCCCCCCCCGATGCTGAACCCATGGGTATTAAGATGGGGGGGGCTCGAACACCTCCAGActtgaccagaagtgccttccagttgtgtccggaggtgttctgaggctcaggtAGGGcatatgcagcctctgtgtgcctcagagaggcacttctggttttttatcAAACTGGCTCTGCCTCTCGGAAGTCTTTgggtggccttctgaggcacggggaagttatgcacagcctccctggacctcagaacacctcccgggTGCAACTGAAAAGTATTTCTGGTTACATTTGGGAGgtttggtgaggccctccagatatGAATCAGAACCCACGGTAAATCAAATTTGTGGGTCCTGACTTGGGGGTAAAGAGCGCCCTCTATATGAACTGACAACTAAGTGGAGGTGTGAGTATAACTCTCTCAGTTTGTTCATGTTTCAGCTCTCCAGTATTCCAGAAGTGCAAACCTTCTGGATCATTGTACCACAAGTTGGAAATAAGAGGGTGCCACCCAAGTGTGCACGACAGCACATATGCTTTGCTGTGCCTTTGTTTGGTTTCTGCCTGTAGTCTGCTAACCTGGGGAACGGTGCAAAACTGGCAGCAGGCAGAAATGTACATTTGTTTATAGAGTATAGCCAGGTCCACAGACCCTCCTAGTCCTGGCCAGGCATGCTACAAGTTTTTCGCCTGAACCTCATGTGGCACTTTGCTGTAGGGTGACCACATGTCTATTCAGTCTTGAAACATTGCATTGAACAATTCAGGTGTTTGAATTGTCCTGTAACTGATTTTTTGGCACAATAGTTCGTTTTGACTACTGCTTAAAGTATGCGTATTCAACCGGtatcagattttttttacaatgtaggCTGAACTGCTTGCTGTTGTTTGATTTCAACACGCCTTCTTTGATTTGTCAGCACCTTGTGCTTAACTTGCTTCTCAAAGCGCTCACTAGCAACTTTTCACTGTCTTCTAAACCACCTATGCTGGTCTCTGTTAACTTCAGAATTCTCCTGCAACTTGACTCATTCCCATAAAATCCTTGCGTGCATTGCTAGACTGTAGCCTGAATATATTTCAGGGTCTGACTCTTTAGTTGCCTAAGAAAATTGGCAAGGATTGATGCTGTGTGTCTACAAGGTGTTTTATTTTGGAAATAGGTAGCCTGTAGTAGTAGTTGTAAGGTTGTGTGGCCTAAAATGGTGtttatggttttaaaaaatcaaaatcttATGGATGATGTATtaactcttcttttttttctttcttgtagtGAGCCAGCCAATGGAATTTACAGGTACCCCAATCTCAAATTCTTCATTGTTTTGAAGCCTGCTTATTGCAATTTGTCTTCTGGCTTTGCACAGTGGATTCCTTCTAAAGCTTTTTGGGTCCACTGATGGACTTGACTTCATACTGCTTTACAGTGATAAATAATTGGGGTTGGGAGGGTGGAATTCTTTAGCATTCAAGGATGGAAACACATTTGCTGCATACATCAATGACtaacatactttctctttttttacAGAAAAACTAAATTATCCTGGCAGAAAATAAATGAAGATTGTACCGTGTCATCATCAGTGGCGCTTCGTATAAATTGTATAAAAACTAAAATCtcggtttctttttctttctcatatGAAACATTCAGGGTCGCTCAAATTCTTTTGAATTTTCAAATGAGCTTCTATTTTTTAATCTTTATTTCTGccacaatttggggggggggttatgttgAAAAGGGATCAGGGTGGGGTGGGATGCTGCTTTTAAAGTATGTCGGTAAAGCCTCTTTTGTACTAGACATGCCTCAAAATCTCAAGTATTTGTTGGTCCTTTTAATAGTTGAATTTATCATAGATTATACTCTCCTAGACAAGACTGATCTTAAACAGAGGTGGGCAGTCAGAAGGCATCTAATGGATATTGGTTTTACCCAAGTCTGAAATATTCCAGTTCGTTGCCTAAGTATTATGCTGAATTTAAAATGACTGGTCATCCCCTCGTACAACGGTTCCCTAACTTTTTAGTATTAGGACctacctaaaaaaagtttcacattgCCTGCCGctcaagcttctgtggctataatggtgattgggcatcagGTAGCAGGTGGTTTAATCCTTGATGCGTGTAgactaatctgccttgtcagttgcacagcccaccaaaaattgggttgtgacccattggtgggccctagactcatagtttgggaaccactgcaaaaggagaaggaaaagatgGCAGCTTTATAGGCAAACCTGCTAATCTATGTGCTTCTGTTTTGATTGTTACAAGGGACTATAAGATATAAACGACTGACTTATTAGTTCAGAACATTATGTAATATTCAGTTCCTGTGTTCTATTTGACCCTCTTCTTCTCAGGCTTGGTAGGTCACAATGCATTGGTGACAGTAGAAGCCTTAAATGACAAATTCCCCTATTTATGGTCTAGACCTTGGCCCACAGTCCCTGGTCCTCAGATTAGTCCTTCCCTGCCCACTTTCTTGCAGTACTGCACAGCCCCATCTGTCCCACCAGCGTGAGAGGCATTGACCTATGTCTCTTTAAGGGGCGGGTAGAGGGAGAAGGCAACTGTGtggtccccaggattgtgctgctgcagggggGGAGGGTTTACACTTGATGCAgctagcactgcagtcctgggggggtgCGTGAGGAGccctttgcagggacccctgtgcctgcaaaactgaaaaatgggcacttccggttttattgcgaaaaccagaagtgccctccccccctttttttttacagttttgcaacctgcaccccccaggactgcagtgctggcagcAGGTAAGTAGAAAGCCCCTACTGTCCCTGGcatcccctgcaacaacttacagtgttCCCTTGTAAGAAGCACTGGTATATACATTGGAAGTATACTTGGTGTCTGTAGAACTGGATCACTATTGGTTTAAAACACATATGGTGTCCATGAGCTGCCTCTTACCTTCCCAACCTGCCTCTTAAGTTTCTTACTATATGATGGTGTATGTAGACTgtagagaagtggttctcaagctgtgcTGGAAACTTATGGAGCTTCAGCAAAACCAGCAGTGGTGGGTAAACTTCCCTGAAGGACGCCTCATCTGCCACTACTGGCCTTTTCCTGCATGCACAGCTAGCTGCAGGAGAGTGGTGGGAGtgttttatgttgcatttttGGGTTATGTGGAGCTGCACCGAAGCCACGCATGCTTGGTAGTGCCCAATATAAGCCAGGTGTACCCTAGTGCACGTCCCAGAATATGTGCCAACATACCTTGATTCAATGGC
This portion of the Tiliqua scincoides isolate rTilSci1 chromosome 3, rTilSci1.hap2, whole genome shotgun sequence genome encodes:
- the RPS24 gene encoding small ribosomal subunit protein eS24 isoform X1: MNDTVTIRTRKFMTNRLLQRKQMVIDVLHPGKATVPKTEIREKLAKMYKTTPDVIFVFGFRTHFGGGKTTGFGMIYDSLDYAKKNEPKHRLARHGLYEKKKTSRKQRKERKNRMKKVRGTAKANVGAGKKK
- the RPS24 gene encoding small ribosomal subunit protein eS24 isoform X2 translates to MNDTVTIRTRKFMTNRLLQRKQMVIDVLHPGKATVPKTEIREKLAKMYKTTPDVIFVFGFRTHFGGGKTTGFGMIYDSLDYAKKNEPKHRLARHGLYEKKKTSRKQRKERKNRMKKVRGTAKANVGAGKK